The sequence CCAGCTTATTGGTCGGGGCCACGCTAATGGCCTTTTGGTATTTAATCACCTGGGAATGGGTATCTGAAAATTTGAAAAACACCGTCTCGCCGGGTTGCCCGGAGATATTATTGACCTGAAATTCAAAATGGTCTCCCTCCAGATGATCTCCAAAGGCATGTTCACCTTCTAAACCATCCAATTTCTCCTCTAACTCCACTTTAAAAAATGGATCTGAAGGATGATAAATATAGAGTTCATCATTATCAATCGACAATCGGTACTTTTCCTCGCTAAGAACTTCTAACTTGAACATTCCACCGACTAACTGCTCTTTGTTCCAATTTACCGTTATGTCCAGGGGGATGTTACCGTATTTGCTCACTTTAGCAAAAAAACCATCCTCGAAATAAGAAACATTGAGTTTAAGCTCCTCTACGACCTGCTCGGTCAATGCATAAGAGGTCAAGATACCTATTTCGTTTTCGATATTGTTTTTTGGCTGGAGCAGTGAACTGGCCCCTAGAAAATCAGCTCCCAAATCCTGAGACTCTTCGCCAACCAAAACGGAGCCGTTCACCTTATATATGGGGGTCATCAATTTACTGGCAGCATAGGCCAAAACTATCCCCATAAATGTACAGGCCACGATCATTTTCCAATGCCTCAAGTAATTGTTAAGGATGGTCTTGATGTCTACATCTTCTTCCTGATTTAGCTCAGGCAGTTGATTTACATGGGTATTCTTCGCTAACATAGGTCCATTAGTTAAAAAGGTTAAGAAGTAAAGCCAAAGCGGTGATGGATGAGGTGATCAAGGTCAATGTCTGGGTGGCATTGACGCCAGAACCTATTTCCCTTACCTTCATGGGTTCTGCATAAATCTGATCGTTTGGCTGAATAAAATAGTAGGGAGATTCGATGATATGCCGATCATTCAGATTGATCCTATGTAGTTTCGTTCCTTCGGGATATTGTCTTATGAGTAAAATTTCGTCTCTTTTGGCCACCGTACTAAGGTCTCCGGCCTGGGCTATAGCTTCAAAAATGGTCATTCGGTCTTGGAGGACCACATACTTGCCCGGGTGCCTAAATTCGCCAATAGCGGAAAACCGGATCCCACCAAGTTTGACCCGCACATAAAATTCCGAGGACAGGTAGCCCTTTAGCTTTTCTTGGACTTTTATCCTCACTTCTTCTACGGTGAGGTTCATCACATTCAGCTCCCCGATGATGGGAATACGGACATTTCCTTTGGCATCGACGGAATACCCCGTCATGTAATATACATCTCCACCAGTCTGTGCGATCTGGCCCATCATCATACTACTGGTAGAGGTCGACTGACTGCTGTTAAAACCAAATTCGATCAGGTCTTCTGCCGTCATGACCTGAATATCTATGATATCATTGTATTGCAACCGATACTCGGGCTGCTCATAGCTGATGAGTTGTTCATCAGGAATCGGTTCATTACCCTCCTGATTTTGGAGGTAAATCACTTTCTTGTTCGGCACACAGGAAAACACTGTGAAACAAAACAACAATACCATTGGGAGGACAAAGGCTCTAAAGGTGGTGGTCATAATAGTTAGTTAAATAAAGGCTATGGTTCTTTTGGATGCTATGCTAAAGCCATCCATGCATTTTCCCTGATGTTATCAGGACTGAAAGTAAGATACTGCGGTAAACGGCTCTTTCGAACACTCACTTCCACAGGTTTTCTGGGCTTATTGACAAGTGGAAATTGGAACGAATCATTTGAAAAGTGAAATTTTCTAAAACATATGATAGATTTTGTAAACCAAACGCAAGCCCCCTTATTTTACGCTGATAATCGCCACCCAAATCCTTTAAAAAAACGATAGAAAAGGTGATTTTCTCCCTTTTTATCATCTCACACAGCACTATGACGATAAATGCCCTCACCACCTCATCACTAAATCTATTTTTATTTACAAAAAACCTCCTTTAGTATCAAACAAACAATAATCAGGTGATTTCAATGCCATATTCGTATTATAAAGACGAATAATTATAAAAGTAAAAACACATCATCTATTATTGGCTTTAAAGCTTTCGGCTGTACAGTGTTTTTAAGGACTCGGTTCACTCGTACCCTACTGCTGATGATGATTAAATGAGAGCAGGTGTTTTTTTAAGTCCACCTAAAATGACCTGGCTCCCCGGTAGATGTTCCAAATGCACGTCATTGCCTTAGGTGATGCCCTTCTATTCCACCCCAGGGATCTGTACAGTTTTTTCAAAATCTTCTTATTAAAATTTGATATGAACCGATGCTCGGCCCAGGCAGGGCAATTCCTGAAGCCTTCCAAAAGTTACGTCAATAACCCACTATCTATTCTCCCTATAAGGATATAAATCGAACTATTTACCATACATTTTTAAAGTATTAAAAGTAATTTTTACTATTTTACAAATCCTCAGTAGAAAGGCATATATTTTGTAATTCACTAACCAAAACACATTGTTCATAAACAAAAAACATCAAATCAATTACATTATTTGCACTTTATTAACTCAACACAAATAAAAAGCATCGAGATTACCATTTATTTACAAATAGACACCAAACGTTTACGAATATTTACACTTATTGAATTTAAATACTTATTTGTATAATAAATATTAATAATCATTGAATAAAAAACATTTATATGAACAGACAAAGACAAAGAAAATAACCACTGGCATTAAAATGCCCTAAAAGCATCACTGAGAACTTTTGACCGCATTCCTACTACTCCAAGCACAAAGACCTCATTTTGTAGAATTAATACGCAACAATGAAGGCTAAGAACACTTCTCACCAACGCGGCAGACTATTTTAGAAAACACCAAGAGCGATCTTATTTACGCAACAGTTCACCCAAAAATAACCGATGGTTACCTGATGGCCACACCAACTTCCATTAGGTATAAATACCGCTTTACCAACAGCTACCTCCTACCTTTATGAAGAGCCAAGGAGGGAAGTCATTTGGAGTAGAAATTATTTGACCACGCAATTAGACTACCACGACTATGAAGAAAATTTTAATTGTAGAAGACGAATTGGACCTGGGAGAAAACCTGGAAGAAATATTAACTGTCCTGGGGTATTCAGTGGCACCCGTTATCTCAGATGGAAACCTTGTACTGGACTACCTTCGGTACCACCAACCAGATTTGATCCTAATGGATGTCTTGATCGAAGGAGATATGGACGGAATTGAATTGGCCAAGAGAATAAGAGAAGTCTATCAAATCCCCATCATTTTTTTAACAGGTTATTCTGATAAAATGATACTCGATAGAATTTCAAAAGTCATGTATGAAGGCTATTTATTGAAACCTTTTCATATCGATACGCTCAAAACCTGCCTTTACCTTACATTTAAAAACCAAGAAGTCCCCAAAGAGAAAGCCAAGCCAAAAACCTTAAAAATAAGAGACAAAGGCTTCATGGTCCCTGTTCCCGTCGAAGACATCACGGTTTTGGAAGCAGATGGGCTGTACACAAAAATCCACACCTTATCCAAGCCTTATACGATCCGGGACATTCTAAAAGACGTTACCGAAAAACTCCCTGACGAGACCTTTTTACGCATTCACAAATCTTTTACCATCAATGTAAACCATATCCATGCGTATAATGCCAAAGAGCTCACCGTAGGTGGTCAGATCATCCCGATGAGGCGGGGATTTCTTAAAAAACTAAAAGGTATCCTGGAAGACCGAAAAGCCATCCCCGTAAACTAGGGCTACATGACCTTGGATGCCTTGTCGTCTGGTGCGCTGCCCCGAAAACCTAATAGCATTTCATAAGGATTGGCCTGGGATCCATCATCATTTTTCTCCATCACACCATAGGAAAAATGATGATGGGGACCAAAGCGCCCATTGGACATGAAATAAACCGGGCACTTATTTGACTTCGTCAAGCGGGACAGATGCTTTATAATATGCAGCATACCACTTCACAAACTGCTTCACACCTTCTTCCAGAGGGGTCGCAGGCCTGTATCCAGTATCCGCGCTTAAATCCTGGACATCTGCATAAGTACAAACTACATCCCCGGCCTGCATGGGCATCATTTCTTTTTGGGCACTTTTCCCCATTGCTTTCTCCAGCTCATGAATATAATCCATCAGCTTTACAGGTTTACTGTTCCCTATATTATAAATCTTATATGGGGCGTATGAAGTGCTGACTGTGGGATTCTCATGCCAGTTAGGATTTGGCTTTCTGGGTTTATCGGCTACTCTCACCACCCCTTCTACGATATCATCAATATAGGTAAAGTCCCTTTCCATCTTACCGTAATTAAACACCTTGATCACCTCTCCTTTCCTAATGGCATCTGCAAAAAGAAACATGGCCATGTCCGGTCGGCCCCAGGGGCCATAAACGGTAAAAAAGCGCAGTCCCGTCGTGGGAATCCCAAACAGGTGGCTATAGGTATGGGCCATGAGCTCATTGGATTTCTTGGTGGCCGCATACAAGCTTACTGGATGGTCCACTGCATGTTCTGTCGAAAACGGCATCGCCTTATTGGCACCGTATACGGAACTTGAGGAAGCGTATACCAGCTGCTTTACCGGATACTGCCTGCAAGCTTCTAGGACATTTAAAAAGCCTTGGATGTTTGCTTGCACATAAGCATCTGGATGTTCCAGGGAATACCGGACTCCCGCCTGAGCCGCCAAATGGATGACCACATCCACCTTGTTGGCAGCCATTAATTCAAAAAGCAATGCTTTGTCCGCCAAGTCAAATTTCACAAAAGTATAATTTCCATACACCGCCGACCGAACATACTTTCCTGTACCTATCTCATGTCTAGATATCCCTGAGGCTTCAAGCCGGCCATATTTTAGATTGACATCATAATAATCATTTATGGAGTCCACCCCGATGACTTCATCCCCTCTTTCCAGCAATTTCAAGGCTACATGAAAACCAATAAACCCTGCCGTACCTGTCACTAAATACTTCATTCAATGCTTTTTTTATGGTAGTTGATCTATTTTGTTTGATGAAAAAAAGAGGCTGTCTCAAAAGTCCTCGTCATTGCGGTTACGATGGATATCGGAAGAAGCAATCTCGTCATACATGCGATGAAAGCACATCGAGATCACTTCACTCCGCTCGTGATGACGGATTATTTATGTATGAGACAGCCTCTTCATCATGAAGAAATTTGAGGCCTTTATCAATAAGCATTTTCACGATGGAGCATTAAACTCAAAAAGGTCATCCAGATGATTTTATAATCCAACACTGGATTCCATTTTTTGAGATAAAAGATATCCATTCGATAGCGTGCGTACATTTGATAAAACTCAGCGGTTTCTCCCCTGTAACCTTTGGCCTGAGCCAAGCCGGTCAAACCCGGTTTAGAGTGGTGCCTGGTCATAAAACCATCGATCTGGCTGGAAAATTGTTCGTTTAGCGAAACCGGGTGAGGGCGTGGCCCCACAATGGACATATCACCTTTAAAAACATTGATCAGCTGGGGTAGCTCATCGATACTGGTCTTCCGGATAAACCTCCCCACACGGGTCACCCGAGCATCATTCTTGGTGGCTTGTTTGGTGTCTGCCTCTTGATTTACCACCATGCTTCTGAACTTGTAGCAGAAGAACAGCTCATTATGCTTTCCGTGGCGCTTTTGCTTAAAAAAAACAGGTCCTTTGGAATCCAATTTTATCAACAGGGCAATAATCGGAAATAACCAAAACCCTATGATCACCATAAACATCAAGGCTATCAGAATATCTGAAGCTCTTTTCACCACCAAGTTTGCCTTGTTGAAACCTGATGATATCATCGGAGTGTTTTCTCTCCCTACATTTTGTTCCATCTGGGGTTCGTTCATTACCCCCAAATTGCTTTCACTTTCTCTGAAATGTACAACTGAACCGTTCATAAGACATTAAGTTTTGGTAGAAAATAATTCATAAAAAAAACAGGTGTTCGTGCTAATTTATTAGGCTATAAAGGGTTCACTCGAAACGTATCCAGTACTTATCGGCCGGACACATACCGCATTTGACAACCGTACTATTAAATTAATATTTATATGGTTATTTATATATTAAAAATAACTATAAGTAAATAAAAAGACTTTTAATTATAATTAAATGTATTTATATATAACTATTTAAATCACTGCGTTTTATTTACAAATCAACATTACTCCAAAGCTTTGCTAAAAAATATAAGAGAGTACTATCGTTGAATTAATGTTTAGTGCAGGGTCGCCACGATAGCGACCATCTTTATCATTATAATAGGGCGCGTAAAAATTATAATTCATACTTTTCACCAACCTCAATTGGGCTTGTAAGCATACATGATCCATGACTTCACCTTCATATTTCCCGCCCACGGCAAAATCAATCCATGGCGCCACCTGCTCCCCGTTGCTATTGGCGTAATGGTAAAAGTTCTGATCACGCGCGTACCGCTCCAATTGCAAGGCTATTTTCTGGAGCTCCTTCACGTGGCTGATTTCGAAGATCTGGATATTTCCGCTCCTGCCCAATCCCGAACCGAGCACTTGGCCTTTGTTCGTCACACCATGGATCACTTGATAGTTATCATAGAGTCCGCGGCCCTTATTCGGTAAACCATCCCACCTGATGATATTATTTATAGGATTTTGCGTTTGGGTCATTTCCAAGTTGATCCCGATAAACCGGTCACCAGCAATGGGAATATATTTACTCGCTCCTATCACAAAACCACGGGAATGTTCTGGATTGAGGATCATGTCACGCCAGTTATAGGAATGGTCTGTTCGCATGAATTCAAAGTATAGCTCGCTATGCGCTTCAGGGACTGCCCACCGAAAGAAAAACTCCAGCACTTGGTCTTCACGTCTGTTGACATGTTCCAGTACCCCTTCGCCGTCTTTTGGGAGCGGCGAAAACAGCGGCATCCAGGCGCGTAAATTGCCCCCCATATCATCCCGGTAAATCTGAAAAGCACGGCTGGCCCCTACCGACAATCCCGGCAGCCACTTTGGGGAATACGAAATCGAAATCCCCGTAAAATACCTCCAATCGTCCTCTTCGATGGGCTTAAAAACGGACGAAAAGGCATTGTCACTGTAATATGTATGTCCAGAGCCTTCCAGTCTTCCCATGAGGTATTGCCCCTCAAAATGTCCCAAAAAGGTCCTGACAGGCTTGGTCGTATGGAGGGTCGCATGAG comes from Echinicola vietnamensis DSM 17526 and encodes:
- a CDS encoding LytR/AlgR family response regulator transcription factor, translated to MKKILIVEDELDLGENLEEILTVLGYSVAPVISDGNLVLDYLRYHQPDLILMDVLIEGDMDGIELAKRIREVYQIPIIFLTGYSDKMILDRISKVMYEGYLLKPFHIDTLKTCLYLTFKNQEVPKEKAKPKTLKIRDKGFMVPVPVEDITVLEADGLYTKIHTLSKPYTIRDILKDVTEKLPDETFLRIHKSFTINVNHIHAYNAKELTVGGQIIPMRRGFLKKLKGILEDRKAIPVN
- a CDS encoding NAD-dependent epimerase; the encoded protein is MKYLVTGTAGFIGFHVALKLLERGDEVIGVDSINDYYDVNLKYGRLEASGISRHEIGTGKYVRSAVYGNYTFVKFDLADKALLFELMAANKVDVVIHLAAQAGVRYSLEHPDAYVQANIQGFLNVLEACRQYPVKQLVYASSSSVYGANKAMPFSTEHAVDHPVSLYAATKKSNELMAHTYSHLFGIPTTGLRFFTVYGPWGRPDMAMFLFADAIRKGEVIKVFNYGKMERDFTYIDDIVEGVVRVADKPRKPNPNWHENPTVSTSYAPYKIYNIGNSKPVKLMDYIHELEKAMGKSAQKEMMPMQAGDVVCTYADVQDLSADTGYRPATPLEEGVKQFVKWYAAYYKASVPLDEVK
- a CDS encoding sugar transferase — its product is MNGSVVHFRESESNLGVMNEPQMEQNVGRENTPMISSGFNKANLVVKRASDILIALMFMVIIGFWLFPIIALLIKLDSKGPVFFKQKRHGKHNELFFCYKFRSMVVNQEADTKQATKNDARVTRVGRFIRKTSIDELPQLINVFKGDMSIVGPRPHPVSLNEQFSSQIDGFMTRHHSKPGLTGLAQAKGYRGETAEFYQMYARYRMDIFYLKKWNPVLDYKIIWMTFLSLMLHRENAY
- a CDS encoding polysaccharide biosynthesis/export family protein — encoded protein: MTTTFRAFVLPMVLLFCFTVFSCVPNKKVIYLQNQEGNEPIPDEQLISYEQPEYRLQYNDIIDIQVMTAEDLIEFGFNSSQSTSTSSMMMGQIAQTGGDVYYMTGYSVDAKGNVRIPIIGELNVMNLTVEEVRIKVQEKLKGYLSSEFYVRVKLGGIRFSAIGEFRHPGKYVVLQDRMTIFEAIAQAGDLSTVAKRDEILLIRQYPEGTKLHRINLNDRHIIESPYYFIQPNDQIYAEPMKVREIGSGVNATQTLTLITSSITALALLLNLFN
- a CDS encoding capsule assembly Wzi family protein: MTKGKCNSCFGGASFYVGKGLSVTVLFLILFIQLAQGQVLPLNQSVFQDYIRRQQVMDTTSGALSFNVRPLYLDKIEEGKYKDLLTDGLFGEVVDRKSFSLRVLPMILSHSYNSNYPYAGGNGAEVPAKGQQLLWSAGVHLQTGPVSIQLYPQFHYAQNLPFEEYPGEAPITFFEFMERGVDGVDLPVRYGDGPISELLPGNSHVKVMFGGFAAGVSTENVWWGPAKYNPLMLGDNAPGFPHATLHTTKPVRTFLGHFEGQYLMGRLEGSGHTYYSDNAFSSVFKPIEEDDWRYFTGISISYSPKWLPGLSVGASRAFQIYRDDMGGNLRAWMPLFSPLPKDGEGVLEHVNRREDQVLEFFFRWAVPEAHSELYFEFMRTDHSYNWRDMILNPEHSRGFVIGASKYIPIAGDRFIGINLEMTQTQNPINNIIRWDGLPNKGRGLYDNYQVIHGVTNKGQVLGSGLGRSGNIQIFEISHVKELQKIALQLERYARDQNFYHYANSNGEQVAPWIDFAVGGKYEGEVMDHVCLQAQLRLVKSMNYNFYAPYYNDKDGRYRGDPALNINSTIVLSYIF